One window from the genome of Methanococcoides sp. AM1 encodes:
- a CDS encoding DUF5518 domain-containing protein — protein sequence MNIIKGAIIGLGCTLILYIVPLVNALSPFFGGFLGGYVASEGAFGGLKVGILMSLLAAIPGFLLSGALALLLKDIPVMGAILAGSSLFITLVIVIYTAIFGIIGGVVGGVVADSN from the coding sequence ATGAATATTATAAAAGGAGCAATTATTGGGCTGGGTTGCACGCTCATTCTGTATATAGTACCGCTGGTAAATGCACTTTCTCCGTTCTTCGGAGGTTTTCTCGGAGGGTATGTTGCTTCCGAAGGTGCTTTCGGTGGCCTTAAAGTAGGTATTTTGATGTCTTTACTGGCAGCTATTCCCGGATTCTTACTTTCAGGTGCTCTGGCACTTCTGCTTAAGGATATTCCTGTGATGGGTGCTATTCTGGCAGGATCCAGTCTTTTCATCACTTTAGTAATTGTCATCTACACTGCTATATTCGGAATTATCGGTGGTGTTGTAGGTGGAGTTGTAGCAGATAGTAATTGA
- a CDS encoding DUF367 family protein encodes MDKQKDKKYHLHIYHARQCDPKKCTGKKMARFDLARLFDKVQKIPRGSILLDPMAEQALSPADRNEQNITVLDCSWETVEEVFPQLLRLQLKHRALPYLVAANPVNFGRPFKLNSVEAFAAALYILGNKEQAEEILSKFNWGHSFLEVNKEPLEDYSKAKDSKDIIRIQGEYI; translated from the coding sequence ATGGATAAACAGAAAGACAAAAAGTACCACCTTCACATTTATCACGCTCGCCAGTGCGATCCGAAAAAATGCACCGGGAAAAAGATGGCACGGTTTGACCTTGCCCGCCTTTTCGACAAGGTACAGAAAATCCCACGAGGGTCCATTCTTCTCGACCCGATGGCAGAACAAGCCCTTTCTCCGGCAGACCGGAACGAGCAGAACATAACTGTCCTTGATTGTTCCTGGGAGACAGTTGAGGAAGTATTCCCACAACTATTGAGATTGCAGCTCAAACACCGTGCACTTCCGTATCTTGTAGCTGCCAATCCTGTAAACTTCGGCAGGCCTTTCAAACTCAACTCCGTAGAAGCATTTGCAGCAGCCCTATATATACTTGGTAATAAGGAACAGGCAGAGGAGATCCTTTCAAAGTTCAACTGGGGACATAGTTTCCTTGAGGTCAATAAAGAGCCGCTTGAAGATTACTCCAAAGCAAAGGACAGTAAGGATATCATCAGGATCCAGGGCGAATACATCTGA
- a CDS encoding sulfurtransferase TusA family protein has protein sequence MTEIEIDTRGETCPVPLVECRKALKKASEGDEVTILGTHPASKKEIPMACKALGLEIIDVEQKDEEWKIKIRR, from the coding sequence ATGACAGAGATAGAAATCGATACCAGAGGCGAAACATGCCCTGTTCCTCTTGTAGAATGCCGCAAAGCTTTGAAGAAGGCATCAGAAGGAGATGAAGTCACTATTCTTGGAACACATCCTGCATCAAAAAAGGAAATACCAATGGCCTGCAAAGCACTGGGGCTTGAGATCATTGATGTTGAACAAAAAGATGAGGAATGGAAGATAAAGATACGAAGGTAA
- a CDS encoding DsrE/DsrF/DrsH-like family protein, translating to MTDTAETTDKAVIIVHSGDMDKLYSALIIGNGALAMGMDVSMYFTFWGLQRLKKGGLEKGPLSKMHMLGLGKWMINKRMKAANVASLEKLMNDYKELGGRILACEMTMEIMGVKAEELRTEWIDEYGAVGTYVNEARDAKITLFI from the coding sequence ATGACCGATACTGCAGAGACTACTGATAAAGCTGTCATCATTGTCCATAGTGGGGATATGGACAAACTATACAGCGCCCTTATAATTGGCAATGGAGCACTTGCAATGGGAATGGATGTTTCCATGTACTTTACTTTCTGGGGACTCCAGAGACTCAAGAAAGGCGGGCTTGAAAAGGGACCTTTGTCCAAGATGCACATGCTGGGACTTGGAAAGTGGATGATAAACAAACGCATGAAAGCAGCAAATGTTGCTTCTCTTGAAAAGCTCATGAACGACTACAAGGAACTGGGTGGAAGGATACTCGCTTGTGAGATGACCATGGAGATCATGGGAGTAAAAGCCGAAGAGCTTCGTACTGAATGGATCGATGAGTACGGTGCAGTGGGAACCTATGTCAATGAGGCAAGAGATGCGAAAATAACACTGTTCATTTAA
- a CDS encoding rubredoxin, which translates to MSEMAGYKCNVCNVFEYDDTEGNAEMGIAPGTKPEDFPDDWKCPICGADKSHQMPV; encoded by the coding sequence ATGAGTGAAATGGCAGGATATAAGTGTAATGTGTGCAATGTTTTTGAATACGATGATACAGAAGGCAACGCTGAAATGGGCATTGCGCCGGGTACAAAACCGGAAGATTTCCCGGATGACTGGAAATGCCCTATATGTGGTGCCGACAAAAGCCACCAGATGCCTGTCTGA
- a CDS encoding glutamate synthase-related protein, which produces MTEYRCNVCGAFEYDDTRGDSNTDIKPGTKPEDFPDDWRCPICGADKNHQMPVEKKEIEEVTSEEIVTCPKCGTKSKITISEFGKVDISGYLGEWRRTSDITEPYMEDIHKISVTGESILEPMRTQQAVLSWNDILIRGAQLAKIPLNEDEAVNTKTIIGPKAKHPLVIETPVFITHMSYGALSSEIKQALAMGSAAVKTAMCSGEGGILKESMEKAHKYIFEYVPNKYSATEENLKKVDAIEIKIGQSAKPGMGGHLPAEKVTHELAEIRGFPEGTDIVSPAHFDDIRSKEELKAKVDWLRETSGGKPIGIKMAAGNIEADLEVAVYAGPDFITIDGRPGATAAALKFVKNSTSIPTIFALYRARKFLDEKGIKDISLIITGGLRVSSDLAKALALGADAIAIGTAALMACACQQYRQCDTGKCPVGVTTQNPELRSRLKIDISAKKLENFLRVSTKELENFARLTGNDDVHKLSITDLCTTNSEISDHTDIEHV; this is translated from the coding sequence ATGACCGAATACCGATGTAACGTGTGTGGTGCCTTTGAATATGATGATACAAGGGGAGATTCGAACACCGACATAAAACCCGGAACAAAGCCGGAAGATTTTCCGGATGACTGGCGGTGCCCCATATGTGGTGCTGACAAGAACCACCAGATGCCTGTCGAAAAAAAAGAGATCGAGGAGGTCACCTCCGAAGAAATAGTCACCTGTCCGAAATGCGGTACAAAGAGCAAGATAACTATATCTGAATTTGGGAAAGTAGATATCAGCGGCTATCTGGGAGAGTGGAGAAGGACTTCTGACATCACTGAACCCTACATGGAAGACATCCATAAGATATCAGTAACCGGTGAATCGATCCTTGAGCCGATGAGGACACAACAGGCTGTACTGTCATGGAACGATATCCTTATTAGAGGAGCACAGCTTGCAAAGATACCTCTTAACGAGGATGAAGCTGTTAACACTAAAACTATCATAGGACCAAAAGCAAAACACCCGCTTGTCATTGAAACTCCTGTGTTCATTACCCATATGTCATATGGCGCATTATCCAGTGAAATAAAGCAGGCCCTTGCAATGGGAAGTGCTGCTGTAAAAACTGCAATGTGTTCCGGAGAAGGTGGGATCCTTAAAGAGAGCATGGAGAAAGCTCACAAGTATATTTTTGAATATGTACCTAACAAATACAGCGCCACCGAAGAGAACCTGAAGAAAGTGGATGCTATCGAGATCAAGATCGGACAATCCGCAAAGCCTGGCATGGGCGGACACCTGCCTGCCGAGAAGGTAACACATGAATTAGCGGAGATCAGAGGATTCCCTGAAGGCACTGACATCGTAAGCCCGGCACATTTTGATGATATCAGAAGCAAGGAAGAACTGAAAGCAAAGGTCGATTGGCTGAGAGAGACCTCCGGAGGCAAGCCCATAGGCATCAAGATGGCAGCAGGAAATATAGAAGCTGACCTTGAAGTTGCTGTCTACGCAGGACCTGATTTCATTACCATTGACGGAAGACCCGGAGCAACTGCTGCTGCACTAAAATTTGTCAAGAACTCAACATCGATACCTACGATATTCGCACTTTACCGTGCAAGGAAGTTCCTTGATGAAAAAGGCATAAAGGATATTTCACTGATAATTACAGGCGGTCTGCGTGTATCTTCCGATCTTGCAAAAGCACTGGCACTAGGTGCAGATGCCATTGCCATAGGCACAGCAGCGCTCATGGCATGTGCCTGCCAGCAATACAGGCAATGCGATACCGGCAAATGTCCGGTCGGGGTCACAACACAGAACCCTGAACTTCGTTCCAGACTTAAGATCGACATTTCCGCGAAGAAACTTGAGAACTTCCTGAGAGTGTCCACCAAAGAGCTTGAGAATTTCGCAAGGCTCACAGGAAATGATGATGTTCATAAGTTGAGCATCACTGACCTTTGCACCACAAATTCCGAAATTTCAGATCATACGGACATCGAACATGTATGA
- a CDS encoding FAD-dependent oxidoreductase gives MISHEVIVIGGGLSGLRCAIELHEKGVDVAIISKVPPIRSHSGAAQGGINASLGSDDSWESHAFDTVKGSDYLADQDTVEILCKEAPDGVLEMEHWGTNFSRKNDGTIAQRPFGGAGFPRTCYAGDRTGHNLLHTLHERVLRAGIKVYREWLVTRLVIEDNRCLGFVAMNLLNSELKVFKAKATVLATGGYGRIYAKSTNAIINKGFGISLAYRAGVPLQDMEFVQFHPTTLWGTNILITEGARGEGGYLYNKDHERFMKNYAASSMELAPRDIVARSIQQEIDEGRGFPGGYIHLDITHLGKDLIEERLGGIRQICIDFAGIDPVEEPIPVQPGQHYSMGGISSNKDGATPANGLYAVGECACISVHGANRLGGNSLLDTVVFGRRAGVHAADYVKSLEETSDAPLEKALDSERTTISEMRGNDGETYSGISEELKKTMQENVGVFREQGKLEKAVEDIKNLEERAKSLKVRTEAREFNLELLNAIELKGMLDLAHAIALGALVREESRGAHYRTDYLERDDKTWLKHTLAYHTPEGPRLEYKDVNITIFQPQRRTY, from the coding sequence ATGATATCACATGAAGTGATAGTGATAGGGGGCGGTCTTTCAGGTCTCAGGTGTGCGATTGAGCTTCATGAAAAGGGAGTGGACGTAGCTATTATCTCAAAGGTTCCCCCGATACGCAGCCACTCCGGAGCCGCACAGGGAGGTATCAATGCATCCCTTGGCTCAGATGACAGTTGGGAATCGCATGCATTTGATACGGTAAAGGGAAGCGATTACCTTGCCGACCAGGACACTGTTGAGATATTATGCAAGGAAGCTCCTGACGGGGTTCTTGAAATGGAACACTGGGGCACCAATTTTTCAAGGAAGAATGATGGGACCATAGCACAACGTCCATTTGGAGGGGCAGGATTCCCAAGGACCTGCTACGCCGGAGACAGGACCGGACATAACCTTCTCCATACACTTCATGAAAGGGTCTTACGTGCTGGCATCAAGGTCTACAGGGAATGGCTTGTAACAAGACTTGTCATCGAGGATAACAGGTGTCTGGGTTTTGTAGCTATGAACCTGCTAAACTCCGAACTTAAGGTTTTCAAGGCAAAGGCCACAGTACTTGCCACCGGAGGTTACGGGAGGATCTACGCAAAATCCACCAATGCCATCATCAACAAAGGTTTCGGGATAAGCCTGGCCTATCGTGCAGGGGTGCCACTGCAGGATATGGAATTCGTACAGTTCCACCCCACAACATTATGGGGCACTAATATACTGATCACCGAAGGTGCAAGGGGTGAAGGTGGATACCTCTACAACAAGGACCATGAAAGGTTCATGAAAAACTACGCAGCCTCATCAATGGAACTGGCCCCCAGGGATATCGTTGCAAGGTCCATCCAGCAGGAGATCGACGAGGGAAGAGGATTCCCCGGAGGATATATCCATCTGGATATAACTCACCTTGGAAAGGACCTTATCGAAGAAAGACTGGGCGGCATAAGGCAGATATGCATCGATTTTGCAGGTATTGATCCTGTGGAGGAGCCTATCCCGGTGCAACCCGGACAACATTACTCAATGGGCGGAATAAGCTCGAACAAGGATGGAGCCACTCCTGCAAATGGCCTCTATGCAGTTGGGGAATGTGCCTGCATAAGCGTTCATGGTGCAAACCGGCTGGGAGGAAATTCCCTTCTTGACACGGTGGTCTTTGGAAGAAGAGCAGGAGTACATGCAGCAGATTATGTTAAATCGTTGGAAGAAACAAGCGATGCTCCTCTGGAAAAAGCACTTGACAGTGAAAGAACTACTATTTCCGAGATGAGAGGGAATGATGGTGAAACTTATTCCGGTATCAGTGAGGAACTCAAAAAGACCATGCAGGAGAATGTGGGAGTTTTCAGGGAACAAGGCAAACTTGAAAAGGCAGTCGAAGATATCAAAAATCTGGAAGAGCGGGCAAAGTCACTGAAGGTCAGAACAGAGGCCAGGGAGTTCAATCTGGAACTGCTTAATGCCATCGAACTTAAGGGGATGCTGGACCTTGCTCATGCGATCGCATTAGGGGCATTGGTACGTGAGGAAAGCAGGGGAGCACATTACAGGACCGATTACCTTGAAAGGGATGATAAAACCTGGTTAAAACACACACTTGCATACCATACACCGGAAGGACCCCGACTGGAATACAAAGATGTTAACATAACTATATTCCAGCCACAGAGGAGGACATACTGA
- a CDS encoding succinate dehydrogenase/fumarate reductase iron-sulfur subunit — protein sequence MIKLKIRRQDGEKVWYDLFEVEDKPGMNLLEALFFVQEKLDGSLTFRYSCRGAVCGSCGMLINRVPRLACKVQVSDLRKEPTNEGNPEVLIANKKTETDNDEILIEPLPNLEVIRDLVVDMDPFYSLLESIRPWLETKEDVPEKENIMDQETQVRLEQYTNCILCAICHGSCPVAERDRKYYGPAALAKAWRFDLDPRENEDNRKERLGIVDSESGVWGCDTVYKCVAVCPKKVAPTLGIIELRNRINTNKKKEE from the coding sequence ATGATAAAGCTAAAGATAAGGAGACAGGATGGCGAAAAGGTATGGTATGATCTCTTTGAGGTTGAGGATAAGCCGGGAATGAATTTACTGGAAGCATTGTTCTTTGTCCAGGAAAAGCTTGATGGAAGCCTTACCTTCCGCTATTCGTGCAGGGGTGCTGTCTGTGGAAGTTGTGGAATGCTTATTAACAGGGTACCAAGGCTCGCCTGCAAGGTACAGGTATCTGACCTGAGGAAGGAACCTACGAATGAAGGGAACCCGGAGGTCCTGATAGCTAACAAGAAGACAGAAACAGACAATGATGAGATACTGATAGAACCACTACCGAACCTGGAGGTCATCCGTGACCTTGTGGTAGATATGGATCCATTCTATTCCCTCCTGGAAAGTATAAGACCCTGGCTTGAGACGAAGGAAGATGTTCCTGAAAAGGAAAACATTATGGATCAGGAAACGCAGGTCAGGCTTGAACAATATACCAACTGCATCCTATGTGCGATATGCCACGGATCATGTCCTGTTGCAGAAAGAGACAGGAAATACTACGGTCCGGCAGCTCTTGCAAAAGCATGGCGTTTTGACCTTGATCCCAGGGAAAATGAAGACAATCGTAAAGAAAGGCTTGGGATCGTGGACTCCGAATCCGGTGTTTGGGGATGCGACACTGTGTACAAATGTGTTGCAGTCTGTCCTAAAAAGGTAGCACCTACGTTGGGGATCATTGAACTTCGCAATAGGATAAATACAAATAAGAAAAAAGAAGAGTAA
- a CDS encoding DNA topoisomerase I → MHLIIAEKHIAAKRIASILAPKKPKQVRVSGMDTYEFNADDRTVVMGLSGHIVQLDFPKAYNNWQKVESRELIDAEVITTPTHVKIVSALKKLGKEATHVTIATDYDREGELIGVEALEIIKKINPEVDFDRVFYSAITKKEIDDAFANPAAIDFNLADAGHSRQVIDLVWGASLTRYLSISAGRLGKLFLSVGRVQSPTLALIVDKEKERQAFIPQPYWEIFATLRDDKGELFNIQHKTLKFWDKAEAERVMDIIGDNATVTSVVRSKKIDKPPTPFNTTEFIGAASSIGYSAANAMRIAESLYTSGFISYPRTDNTVYPASIDLREQIEVFRKGTFKEYAEKLLAKEKLVPTRGKKETTDHPPIYPASLAKKSELNDQEWKLYELVVRRFFATFAEEAEWETLKVKFDIESEEFKANGARLLHAGWRWYYPYNAPQDRLLPALEEGDVLTIKSKEMTSKETQPPGRYGQGRLIKIMEELGLGTKATRHEIISKLYSRAYVHGNPLQPTKTSFAVVEALEEYAPTITRHDMTSKLEEDMDRIAEGNVNEEDVLSESRKMLDNVFVELEVNKEKISESLRAGLREDKVIGICKECGSKLIVRRSKRGSRFIGCDGYPDCNFSLPLPKSGQVIVTDKTCEEHGINHIKIINAGKRPWDLGCPQCNFIEWKKTQEEEKKKLPEVPRPEKILDVPGIGKVTAEKLKDAGVSTVDELGEVNAIELSKSTSIPVGKIMKWQEAVA, encoded by the coding sequence ATGCATCTTATCATAGCAGAAAAACACATTGCAGCCAAGAGGATAGCAAGTATCCTTGCCCCGAAGAAGCCAAAGCAGGTACGTGTCAGCGGAATGGATACCTACGAGTTCAATGCTGATGACAGGACCGTTGTTATGGGGCTTAGTGGACACATCGTCCAGCTGGACTTCCCTAAAGCATACAACAACTGGCAAAAAGTAGAGTCAAGAGAGCTTATCGATGCTGAGGTTATCACCACGCCCACACATGTAAAAATCGTGAGTGCCCTTAAAAAGCTGGGAAAGGAAGCGACACACGTCACCATTGCTACTGACTACGACAGGGAAGGAGAACTTATTGGTGTCGAAGCGCTTGAGATCATAAAGAAGATTAATCCTGAAGTCGACTTTGACCGTGTGTTCTACAGTGCGATCACAAAGAAAGAGATCGATGATGCTTTTGCAAACCCTGCAGCCATTGACTTCAATCTTGCTGATGCAGGCCATTCCAGACAGGTCATCGACCTCGTATGGGGTGCATCGCTCACGAGATACCTTTCCATTTCAGCAGGCAGGTTAGGTAAGCTTTTCCTATCTGTAGGACGAGTACAATCACCAACCCTTGCGCTGATAGTCGACAAGGAGAAAGAAAGACAGGCTTTCATCCCACAGCCATACTGGGAAATTTTTGCCACACTCAGAGATGATAAAGGTGAACTCTTCAATATCCAGCACAAGACCCTGAAGTTCTGGGACAAAGCAGAAGCAGAACGGGTAATGGACATCATAGGTGACAATGCAACCGTTACCTCTGTCGTCAGGTCAAAGAAGATAGACAAGCCACCTACCCCGTTCAATACCACTGAATTCATAGGTGCTGCAAGTTCCATCGGTTATAGTGCTGCCAATGCCATGAGGATCGCAGAATCACTCTATACAAGCGGTTTCATTTCATATCCAAGGACTGACAACACAGTCTATCCGGCATCCATCGACCTGAGAGAACAGATCGAGGTCTTCAGGAAAGGCACTTTCAAGGAATATGCCGAAAAGCTGCTCGCCAAGGAAAAACTTGTTCCGACACGTGGTAAGAAAGAGACCACTGATCACCCTCCTATCTATCCCGCATCGCTTGCAAAGAAAAGCGAGCTCAATGACCAGGAATGGAAGCTTTACGAACTGGTGGTCAGGAGATTCTTTGCGACCTTTGCTGAAGAGGCTGAATGGGAGACCCTAAAGGTAAAGTTCGACATTGAAAGCGAGGAATTCAAAGCGAACGGTGCCAGATTGCTTCACGCAGGATGGAGATGGTACTACCCATATAATGCACCACAGGACAGGCTGCTACCTGCTCTTGAAGAGGGTGATGTGCTCACTATAAAGAGCAAAGAGATGACATCCAAGGAGACACAGCCACCCGGAAGATATGGACAGGGTAGGCTCATCAAGATCATGGAAGAACTTGGACTTGGCACAAAAGCAACACGCCACGAGATTATCAGCAAGCTCTATTCAAGAGCATACGTACACGGAAATCCGCTCCAGCCTACAAAAACATCCTTTGCAGTAGTAGAGGCCCTTGAGGAATATGCTCCTACGATCACAAGGCATGACATGACAAGCAAGCTGGAAGAGGATATGGACCGTATTGCAGAAGGCAATGTCAATGAGGAAGATGTCCTGAGCGAATCAAGGAAGATGCTCGATAATGTATTTGTCGAACTTGAAGTAAATAAGGAAAAGATATCAGAATCCTTACGTGCCGGTCTTCGCGAAGATAAGGTCATCGGCATCTGTAAAGAGTGTGGATCAAAGCTTATAGTCAGGCGCTCAAAAAGAGGTTCGAGGTTCATCGGTTGTGACGGTTATCCTGACTGCAATTTCTCCCTCCCACTTCCAAAGAGTGGACAGGTTATTGTTACTGATAAAACATGTGAGGAACACGGCATCAACCACATTAAGATAATAAATGCCGGAAAACGACCGTGGGACCTTGGCTGCCCGCAATGCAATTTCATCGAATGGAAGAAAACACAGGAAGAAGAGAAAAAGAAGCTTCCTGAAGTTCCAAGACCTGAGAAGATACTGGATGTACCCGGTATCGGAAAGGTTACAGCTGAAAAGCTCAAGGATGCAGGCGTTTCAACTGTAGATGAGCTTGGTGAAGTAAACGCAATAGAACTTTCGAAAAGCACCAGCATACCTGTCGGAAAGATCATGAAGTGGCAGGAAGCTGTTGCATAA
- a CDS encoding MBL fold metallo-hydrolase — MKLGFKGGCKEVGRSALLINDEILVDYGIKPGEEPLYPVSEVHPKAVFVSHGHLDHCGAVANLMDMKPDVFMTPPTADLAHILAKDTLAIAEREGRSVPYSGWELQQLTMKTQKVDTGIEFHAHGYTAQFYNAGHIPGSSAIYLEKDGKSIVYTGDFNTRDTRLVPVADELPKADALITESTYFNEDHPSRKETEREFIDSLKDTLDMGGNVLIPAFAIGRTQEILMFLSDHGIPCYVDGMGVGIYKLLMNHPDYLKNPAHLKHAFDNATFVKGRKRSKVPLHGSVIVTTAGMLNGGPVLYYINQLYKDAKSKIMLTGYQVEGTNGRMMLDTGIIDNDGVIQQVRMKVEQYDFSAHCGDSELKQLVKDFCDKGGEKVFPMHGENAEDFATWVNEEIGAEGYAPANGEDVTI; from the coding sequence ATGAAACTGGGATTCAAAGGCGGTTGTAAGGAAGTTGGACGTTCTGCACTCTTGATCAACGACGAGATACTGGTCGACTATGGCATCAAACCGGGAGAGGAACCACTCTATCCTGTGAGCGAAGTTCATCCTAAAGCTGTCTTTGTATCACACGGCCATCTTGACCACTGTGGAGCTGTTGCAAACCTCATGGACATGAAACCCGATGTTTTCATGACACCACCAACAGCAGATCTTGCACATATACTCGCAAAGGACACACTTGCAATAGCAGAAAGAGAAGGAAGATCCGTACCCTATAGTGGCTGGGAACTCCAGCAATTGACAATGAAAACCCAGAAGGTGGACACAGGCATAGAATTCCATGCTCACGGATACACTGCACAGTTCTATAATGCAGGTCACATACCCGGCTCGTCCGCGATCTATCTTGAAAAGGATGGAAAAAGCATTGTTTACACCGGTGATTTCAACACCCGCGACACAAGACTTGTGCCTGTCGCAGATGAACTTCCAAAAGCAGATGCCCTTATAACAGAAAGCACATATTTCAATGAAGATCATCCTTCCAGAAAGGAAACAGAAAGGGAATTTATCGATTCATTAAAGGACACGCTGGACATGGGCGGCAATGTCCTGATCCCTGCTTTTGCTATAGGAAGAACACAGGAAATACTTATGTTCCTCAGTGACCATGGCATCCCCTGCTATGTGGATGGAATGGGAGTCGGTATCTACAAGCTTCTGATGAACCATCCTGATTACCTGAAGAATCCGGCACACCTGAAACATGCTTTTGATAATGCAACATTTGTCAAAGGCAGAAAAAGATCAAAAGTTCCACTTCATGGATCTGTCATCGTGACAACTGCTGGTATGCTAAACGGCGGACCTGTCCTTTACTATATCAACCAGCTCTACAAAGACGCAAAGTCCAAGATCATGCTTACAGGCTATCAGGTAGAAGGCACCAATGGAAGAATGATGCTCGACACCGGCATTATCGATAACGATGGAGTTATCCAGCAGGTCCGCATGAAGGTGGAGCAGTATGATTTCTCAGCCCACTGCGGCGATAGTGAGCTAAAACAGCTTGTGAAAGATTTCTGTGACAAAGGCGGAGAGAAGGTTTTCCCAATGCATGGAGAGAACGCAGAAGATTTCGCCACATGGGTCAATGAAGAGATCGGTGCAGAAGGATATGCTCCTGCCAACGGTGAAGACGTTACGATCTAA